The Theileria annulata chromosome 3, complete sequence, *** SEQUENCING IN PROGRESS *** genome has a segment encoding these proteins:
- a CDS encoding 50S ribosomal protein L2, putative (note;~Tap-24g11.q1c.C.cand.144 - score = 20.44) — translation MFKYLSQRFFSSVYANLKRIRPEYVDFETNFPKVKIERQLLPVPYTQVRILFFYNEKNLRFLKNLETPQTLSNCRVVEQLSIRRVKFGGRNNTGRITTRHRGGGHVQRIRLIDFKRQRKDIFSTVLRIEYDPTRSAHVALIQYDDGVLSYILCAAGVLPGTRLLSSSNAPLLPGNSLPLRHIPVNSIVHNVEMRPGAGGQIARSGGVYCTVTEKDETFATLRLSSTELRKFPLDCWATIGQISNIKHNERILKKAGTRRNMGWRPVVRGIAMNANSHPHGGGNDKSGTKRPKCSIWGICKDGYKTRSKHKPLGFIIRRKLCGRLMKKYGITKRP, via the exons CTGTGTACGCTAATTTGAAGAGGATACGGCCTGAATATGTAGATTTCGAAACTAACTTTCcaaaagttaaaattgaaaGACAATTATTGCCAGTACCTTATACACAGGTTAGGATTctatttttttataat GAGAAAAACTTGAGgtttttgaaaaatctaGAAACTCCTCAAACACTTTCAAATTGCCGAGTTGTTGAACAATTATCTATAAGGAGAGTCAAATTTGGAGGAAGAAATAATACAGGAAGAATTACAACTAGACATAGAGGAGGTGGCCATGTACAAAGAATAAGGCTGATAGATTTTAAAAGACAGAGAAAAGATATATTTTCAACAGTATTGAGAATTGAGTATGATCCTACAAGAAGTGCACATGTTGCACTGATTCAATACGATGACGGCGTATTGagttatattttatgtgCAGCCGGAGTTTTACCTGGAACAAGACTCCTTTCTAGTTCAAACGCCCCTCTTTTGCCTGGAAACTCACTACCACTCAGACACATTCCT GTGAATTCTATAGTCCATAATGTGGAAATGAGACCTGGAGCAGGTGGACAAATTGCTAGGTCTGGAGGCGTTTATTGCACCGTTACAGA GAAAGATGAAACATTCGCAACTTTGAGACTTTCCTCCACTGAATTGAGGAAGTTCCCACTCGATTGCTGGGCCACAATAGGTCAAATATCAAACATTAAGCATAACGAAAGAATACTTAAGAAGGCTGGAACCAGAAG aaatatgGGATGGAGACCCGTAGTAAGAGGAATTGCAATGAACGCAAATAGCCATCCACATGGAG GAGGAAATGATAAAAGCGGAACAAAGAGACCAAAGTGCTCAATTTGGGGAATCTGTAAAGATGGATACAAAACGAGGAGTAAACATAAACCACTGGGATTTATAATAAGAAGGAAACTTTGCGGCCGattaatgaagaaatatGGAATAACTAAACGACCTTAA